A portion of the Lolium rigidum isolate FL_2022 chromosome 1, APGP_CSIRO_Lrig_0.1, whole genome shotgun sequence genome contains these proteins:
- the LOC124685037 gene encoding uncharacterized protein YciO: MAATANPATDLFSRLSFRRAVAPSPLRLPARPPRAPRLSAAIVALHKRNPKRLKYASQRQFTRGDGGMLRVTVEPSGQDFWKLDPVVDLINSGAVGVVPTDTVYSIVCDLSNNDAIERLRRIKGIVDSKPLSILCRSLRDIDTYTTGFPLGTNQGQANIFRAVKRILPGPYTFILPATKELPKQCIKHGSSTRYAKRRQVGVRMPDDPICQAILQNLEEPLICTSVKYLSEDEWILDPVYIADIYEPLGLDFIVDGGARIADPSTVVDMTGSYPTIIRQGKGPKLDWMVTGTDQDAQSTLKAV, translated from the exons atggccgccaccgccaatcccgccACCGACCTCTTCTCGCGCCTCTCcttccgccgcgccgtcgcccccTCCCCGCTCCGCCTACCCGCACGGCCGCCCCGTGCGCCGCGCCTCTCGGCCGCCATCGTCGCCCTCCACAAGCGCAACCCCAAGCGCCTCAAGTACGCCTCCCAGCGTCAGTTCACG AGAGGGGATGGCGGGATGCTGCGGGTGACGGTGGAGCCCTCCGGCCAGGACTTCTGGAAGCTggaccccgtcgtcgacctcatcAACAGCGGCGCCGTCGGCGTCGTCCCTACCGACACCGT CTACTCCATTGTCTGTGATCTGAGCAACAATGACGCTATTGAGCGCCTCCGCAG AATCAAAGGCATTGTAGATTCAAAG CCTCTCAGCATCTTGTGCCGCTCGTTGCGAGACATTGACACCTACACAACAGGGTTTCCTCTAGGTACCAACCAAGGGCAAGCTAACATCTTCCGCGCGGTCAAGCGTATATTACCAGGGCCT TACACCTTTATTTTACCTGCGACCAAGGAATTACCCAAGCAGTGCATCAAGCATGGGTCATCTACTAGATATGCGAAAAGGAGGCAGGTTGGTGTTCGAATGCCAGATGATCCCATATGTCAAGCAATACTGCAAAATCTGGAAGAACCGTTGATCTGCACAAG CGTCAAGTATCTGTCAGAGGATGAATGGATACTTGATCCGGTATACATTGCCGATATTTATGAACCACTG GGCCTTGATTTCATTGTTGATGGTGGTGCTAGAATTGCTGATCCATCTACTGTCGTTGACATGACTGGAAGTTATCCTACCATTATTCGTCAGGGAAAG GGCCCAAAGCTTGATTGGATGGTAACAGGCACAGACCAAGATGCGCAATCAACTCTGAAAGCAGTTTGA